Genomic segment of Sodaliphilus pleomorphus:
TGGTGCTGGGCGCTGAAAAACAGCGACTGGGTGTAGATCTCGGCCAGACGCTTGGTGCAGCCCATCACGTTGCTGGGATTCACAGCCTTGTCGGTCGAGATCATCACAAACTTGTAGACGCCGTATTTCAATGCCAGGTCGGCAATGTTGCGTGTGCCCATCACGTTGGTGAGCACTGCCTCGGTGGGGTTCTTCTCCATCATGGGCACGTGCTTGTAGGCAGCAGCGTGGAACACATATTTCGGGCGATAGCTTGCAAAGGCTCGCTCCATGCGGTCGCGGTTCTGGATGTCACCCATGTAGAGCACGATGTCGATATCGGGAAACTTCTGCTTCATCTCGAGGGCCATGTCGTGCATCGGGGTTTCGGCCTGGTCTACGAGCACGATTTTGCTGGCTTTGTAGGCGGCCACCTGGCGCACAATCTCGCTGCCTATCGAGCCGCAGGCGCCGGTGATGAGCACACACGAGCCCTTGATGTGATTGCGCACGAGCATGTTGTTGAGCACGATGGGGTCGCGTCCCAGCAGATCCTCGATTTGCACTTCTTTCACGTGGGTCGATATGTTGTCGTTGTGGCTGTCGTCATCGCCGTCGGGCTCAAACTCTTGCACTTTGTTGATGAGCAGCAGCCGTATGTTGTTGTTGATGAATTGGTCGGCAAAGCCGTTGCGCATGAGCTCGACGTGGTCGGAACCGAAGATGAGGGCATAGATGCCGTTGCCCACAAAGATGTTGGCCACCGTTTCGGGGTCGTATTGATACACTTCAAAGCCGTTGATCGTGTGCTTGCCTTGCTTGTTGTTGCCCGTGCTCAGCAGACCCACAGGGCGGAACTTGCCTCCTATCTCGTTTTTGAGCGCGTTGGCCAGTATCAAGCTGTTGAGCGAGGTGCCCAGCACCAGCACTGGCTTGCGCCCGAACTCAGAGTGCATCATCATGCTGTAGAGCTGCTTGACCACGAGACGCTCCATCACCAGGAAAGCAAACGAGATGACACCGGTCACAATGATGGTCCAGAAACGCATGAGC
This window contains:
- a CDS encoding polysaccharide biosynthesis protein — encoded protein: MFNKVLYTKWMRAARLKTAPRWLILLADLIIVASSYTLVSLPDVITGTSVGHPLVFFGNMGIMLLVYFLVTYLSRSYTHIIRLSAIEDLYRQFLVTLIATVILLVINIVSILVTPSHNELMRFWTIIVTGVISFAFLVMERLVVKQLYSMMMHSEFGRKPVLVLGTSLNSLILANALKNEIGGKFRPVGLLSTGNNKQGKHTINGFEVYQYDPETVANIFVGNGIYALIFGSDHVELMRNGFADQFINNNIRLLLINKVQEFEPDGDDDSHNDNISTHVKEVQIEDLLGRDPIVLNNMLVRNHIKGSCVLITGACGSIGSEIVRQVAAYKASKIVLVDQAETPMHDMALEMKQKFPDIDIVLYMGDIQNRDRMERAFASYRPKYVFHAAAYKHVPMMEKNPTEAVLTNVMGTRNIADLALKYGVYKFVMISTDKAVNPSNVMGCTKRLAEIYTQSLFFSAQHQGKNTQFITTRFGNVLGSNGSVIPLFRKQIAEGGPVTVTDKHIIRYFMTIPEACSLVLDAGCMGHGGEIYIFDMGKPVKIYDLATRMISLAGLKPGIDIKIEEIGLRPGEKLYEELLNDKEKTIKTDNEKIMIAKVRTYDFKTVLNNIQNIIGYASQGNTHDMIMAMKEFVPEFKSMNSVYEKIDKEIAQGNTPGVTSVPETEMYY